In Kogia breviceps isolate mKogBre1 chromosome 19, mKogBre1 haplotype 1, whole genome shotgun sequence, a single genomic region encodes these proteins:
- the SHPK gene encoding sedoheptulokinase isoform X3, which yields MAARSVTLGIDLGTTSVKAALVEAARGDPSGFVVLASCARPTRAETAAQSAAAGPQGQEQDVRRIVQALHECLAALPRQQLCKVCGIGVSGQMHGVMFWKTDQGCEWTKAGAAPVFEPRAVSHLVTWQDGRCGSEFLASLPRPESHLSVATGFGCATIFWLLKHSPEFLKSYDAAGTIHDYVVTMLCGLTRPLMSDQNAASWGYFNTRSQTWNLEILRDAGFPVHLLPDVTEPGNVAGRTSQTWFEIPKGTQVGVALGDLQASVYSCMAQRTDAVLNISTSVQLVASMPSGFQPVQTPDPAAPVAYFPYFDRTYLAVAASLNGGNVLATFVHMLVQWMADLGLEVEESTVYSRMIQAAARQKDTCLNITPTVLGERHLPDQLASVTRISSSDLSLGHVTRALCRGIVQNLHSMLPFQQLQEWGVERVIGSGGALSRNQKTISHHLELMAGYSSAVSRCELK from the exons ATGGCTGCACGGTCTGTCACTCTCGGCATCGACCTGGGCACCACGTCTGTGAAGGCGGCCCTGGTGGAGGCCGCGCGCGGCGACCCTTCCGGGTTCGTGGTACTGGCGAGCTGTGCCCGGCCTACGCGTGCCGAGACGGCGGCCCAGAGCGCGGCGGCGGGGCCCCAG GGGCAAGAGCAGGATGTGAGGAGAATCGTCCAGGCCCTCCACGAGTGCCTTGCTGCCCTTCCCCGGCAGCAGCTCTGCAAGGTCTGTGGCATCGGAGTGTCAGGACAGATGCATGGAGTCATGTTCTGGAAAACAGACCAAG GTTGTGAATGGACAAAGGCGGGGGCTGCCCCTGTGTTCGAGCCCAGAGCTGTGAGCCACCTGGTGACGTGGCAGGATGGCCGGTGTGGCAGCGAGTTCCTGGCTTCCCTGCCCAGGCCGGAGTCTCATCTCAGTGTGGCCACGGGGTTTGGCTGTGCAACCATCTTCTGGCTTTTGAAACATAG CCCAGAGTTCCTGAAGTCCTACGATGCAGCTGGTACCATCCATGACTACGTGGTGACCATGTTGTGCGGCTTGACAAGACCCCTGATGTCCGACCAGAATGCCGCGAGCTGGGGATATTTCAACACCAGGAGCCAAACCTGGAACTTGGAGAT ACTGAGGGACGCAGGCTTTCCTGTCCACCTGCTCCCGGACGTCACCGAGCCTGGCAATGTTGCAGGCAGAACTTCCCAGACCTGGTTTGAGATCCCAAAGGGGACACAGGTGGGCGTGGCCTTGGGGGATTTGCAGGCCTCTGTCTATTCCTGTATGGCCCAAAGGACAGACGCAG TTCTCAACATCAGCACCTCGGTGCAGCTGGTAGCCTCCATGCCTTCAGGATTCCAGCCAGTGCAGACTCCAGACCCTGCAGCTCCGGTCGCCTACTTCCCGTACTTTGACAGGACCTACCTGGCGGTGGCAGCATCACTCAACGGGGGCAACGTGCTGGCCACGTTCGTCCACATGCTGGTCCAGTGGATGGCGGATCTAG GCCTGGAGGTTGAAGAATCCACTGTGTACTCACGCATGATCCAGGCTGCTGCACGGCAGAAAGACACCTGCCTGAACATCACTCCCACAGTGCTGGGCGAGAGGCACCTGCCAGACCAGCTGGCCTCAGTGACCAGAATCTCCTCCTCTGACCTCTCCCTGGGGCACGTGACCCGGGCCCTGTGCAGAGGCATCGTTCAGAACCTGCACTCGATGCTTCCTTTCCAGCAGCTCCAAGAGTGGGGCGTGGAGCGGGTGATCGGCAGTGGAGGTGCGCTGTCCAGGAACCAG AAAACGATTAGTCACCACCTCGAGCTAATGGCCGGATACAGTTCAGCAGTCAGCAGATGTGAGCTGAAATAA
- the SHPK gene encoding sedoheptulokinase isoform X4: MDSINSLKKGQEQDVRRIVQALHECLAALPRQQLCKVCGIGVSGQMHGVMFWKTDQGCEWTKAGAAPVFEPRAVSHLVTWQDGRCGSEFLASLPRPESHLSVATGFGCATIFWLLKHSPEFLKSYDAAGTIHDYVVTMLCGLTRPLMSDQNAASWGYFNTRSQTWNLEILRDAGFPVHLLPDVTEPGNVAGRTSQTWFEIPKGTQVGVALGDLQASVYSCMAQRTDAVLNISTSVQLVASMPSGFQPVQTPDPAAPVAYFPYFDRTYLAVAASLNGGNVLATFVHMLVQWMADLGLEVEESTVYSRMIQAAARQKDTCLNITPTVLGERHLPDQLASVTRISSSDLSLGHVTRALCRGIVQNLHSMLPFQQLQEWGVERVIGSGGALSRNQVLKQEVQRAFPFPVSYGQDVDAAVGAALVMLRRNLNQQEY, translated from the exons ATGGATTCCATTAATTCCCTGAAAAAG GGGCAAGAGCAGGATGTGAGGAGAATCGTCCAGGCCCTCCACGAGTGCCTTGCTGCCCTTCCCCGGCAGCAGCTCTGCAAGGTCTGTGGCATCGGAGTGTCAGGACAGATGCATGGAGTCATGTTCTGGAAAACAGACCAAG GTTGTGAATGGACAAAGGCGGGGGCTGCCCCTGTGTTCGAGCCCAGAGCTGTGAGCCACCTGGTGACGTGGCAGGATGGCCGGTGTGGCAGCGAGTTCCTGGCTTCCCTGCCCAGGCCGGAGTCTCATCTCAGTGTGGCCACGGGGTTTGGCTGTGCAACCATCTTCTGGCTTTTGAAACATAG CCCAGAGTTCCTGAAGTCCTACGATGCAGCTGGTACCATCCATGACTACGTGGTGACCATGTTGTGCGGCTTGACAAGACCCCTGATGTCCGACCAGAATGCCGCGAGCTGGGGATATTTCAACACCAGGAGCCAAACCTGGAACTTGGAGAT ACTGAGGGACGCAGGCTTTCCTGTCCACCTGCTCCCGGACGTCACCGAGCCTGGCAATGTTGCAGGCAGAACTTCCCAGACCTGGTTTGAGATCCCAAAGGGGACACAGGTGGGCGTGGCCTTGGGGGATTTGCAGGCCTCTGTCTATTCCTGTATGGCCCAAAGGACAGACGCAG TTCTCAACATCAGCACCTCGGTGCAGCTGGTAGCCTCCATGCCTTCAGGATTCCAGCCAGTGCAGACTCCAGACCCTGCAGCTCCGGTCGCCTACTTCCCGTACTTTGACAGGACCTACCTGGCGGTGGCAGCATCACTCAACGGGGGCAACGTGCTGGCCACGTTCGTCCACATGCTGGTCCAGTGGATGGCGGATCTAG GCCTGGAGGTTGAAGAATCCACTGTGTACTCACGCATGATCCAGGCTGCTGCACGGCAGAAAGACACCTGCCTGAACATCACTCCCACAGTGCTGGGCGAGAGGCACCTGCCAGACCAGCTGGCCTCAGTGACCAGAATCTCCTCCTCTGACCTCTCCCTGGGGCACGTGACCCGGGCCCTGTGCAGAGGCATCGTTCAGAACCTGCACTCGATGCTTCCTTTCCAGCAGCTCCAAGAGTGGGGCGTGGAGCGGGTGATCGGCAGTGGAGGTGCGCTGTCCAGGAACCAGGTGCTGAAGCAAGAGGTGCAGAGGGCGTTCCCTTTCCCAGTGTCCTATGGGCAGGATGTAGACGCAGCTGTAGGGGCCGCTCTGGTTATGCTCCGGAGAAACCTTAACCAGCAGGAGTATTAG
- the SHPK gene encoding sedoheptulokinase isoform X1 has protein sequence MAARSVTLGIDLGTTSVKAALVEAARGDPSGFVVLASCARPTRAETAAQSAAAGPQGQEQDVRRIVQALHECLAALPRQQLCKVCGIGVSGQMHGVMFWKTDQGCEWTKAGAAPVFEPRAVSHLVTWQDGRCGSEFLASLPRPESHLSVATGFGCATIFWLLKHSPEFLKSYDAAGTIHDYVVTMLCGLTRPLMSDQNAASWGYFNTRSQTWNLEILRDAGFPVHLLPDVTEPGNVAGRTSQTWFEIPKGTQVGVALGDLQASVYSCMAQRTDAVLNISTSVQLVASMPSGFQPVQTPDPAAPVAYFPYFDRTYLAVAASLNGGNVLATFVHMLVQWMADLGLEVEESTVYSRMIQAAARQKDTCLNITPTVLGERHLPDQLASVTRISSSDLSLGHVTRALCRGIVQNLHSMLPFQQLQEWGVERVIGSGGALSRNQVLKQEVQRAFPFPVSYGQDVDAAVGAALVMLRRNLNQQEY, from the exons ATGGCTGCACGGTCTGTCACTCTCGGCATCGACCTGGGCACCACGTCTGTGAAGGCGGCCCTGGTGGAGGCCGCGCGCGGCGACCCTTCCGGGTTCGTGGTACTGGCGAGCTGTGCCCGGCCTACGCGTGCCGAGACGGCGGCCCAGAGCGCGGCGGCGGGGCCCCAG GGGCAAGAGCAGGATGTGAGGAGAATCGTCCAGGCCCTCCACGAGTGCCTTGCTGCCCTTCCCCGGCAGCAGCTCTGCAAGGTCTGTGGCATCGGAGTGTCAGGACAGATGCATGGAGTCATGTTCTGGAAAACAGACCAAG GTTGTGAATGGACAAAGGCGGGGGCTGCCCCTGTGTTCGAGCCCAGAGCTGTGAGCCACCTGGTGACGTGGCAGGATGGCCGGTGTGGCAGCGAGTTCCTGGCTTCCCTGCCCAGGCCGGAGTCTCATCTCAGTGTGGCCACGGGGTTTGGCTGTGCAACCATCTTCTGGCTTTTGAAACATAG CCCAGAGTTCCTGAAGTCCTACGATGCAGCTGGTACCATCCATGACTACGTGGTGACCATGTTGTGCGGCTTGACAAGACCCCTGATGTCCGACCAGAATGCCGCGAGCTGGGGATATTTCAACACCAGGAGCCAAACCTGGAACTTGGAGAT ACTGAGGGACGCAGGCTTTCCTGTCCACCTGCTCCCGGACGTCACCGAGCCTGGCAATGTTGCAGGCAGAACTTCCCAGACCTGGTTTGAGATCCCAAAGGGGACACAGGTGGGCGTGGCCTTGGGGGATTTGCAGGCCTCTGTCTATTCCTGTATGGCCCAAAGGACAGACGCAG TTCTCAACATCAGCACCTCGGTGCAGCTGGTAGCCTCCATGCCTTCAGGATTCCAGCCAGTGCAGACTCCAGACCCTGCAGCTCCGGTCGCCTACTTCCCGTACTTTGACAGGACCTACCTGGCGGTGGCAGCATCACTCAACGGGGGCAACGTGCTGGCCACGTTCGTCCACATGCTGGTCCAGTGGATGGCGGATCTAG GCCTGGAGGTTGAAGAATCCACTGTGTACTCACGCATGATCCAGGCTGCTGCACGGCAGAAAGACACCTGCCTGAACATCACTCCCACAGTGCTGGGCGAGAGGCACCTGCCAGACCAGCTGGCCTCAGTGACCAGAATCTCCTCCTCTGACCTCTCCCTGGGGCACGTGACCCGGGCCCTGTGCAGAGGCATCGTTCAGAACCTGCACTCGATGCTTCCTTTCCAGCAGCTCCAAGAGTGGGGCGTGGAGCGGGTGATCGGCAGTGGAGGTGCGCTGTCCAGGAACCAGGTGCTGAAGCAAGAGGTGCAGAGGGCGTTCCCTTTCCCAGTGTCCTATGGGCAGGATGTAGACGCAGCTGTAGGGGCCGCTCTGGTTATGCTCCGGAGAAACCTTAACCAGCAGGAGTATTAG
- the SHPK gene encoding sedoheptulokinase isoform X2, with protein sequence MAARSVTLGIDLGTTSVKAALVEAARGDPSGFVVLASCARPTRAETAAQSAAAGPQGQEQDVRRIVQALHECLAALPRQQLCKVCGIGVSGQMHGVMFWKTDQGCEWTKAGAAPVFEPRAVSHLVTWQDGRCGSEFLASLPRPESHLSVATGFGCATIFWLLKHSPEFLKSYDAAGTIHDYVVTMLCGLTRPLMSDQNAASWGYFNTRSQTWNLEILRDAGFPVHLLPDVTEPGNVAGRTSQTWFEIPKGTQVGVALGDLQASVYSCMAQRTDAVLNISTSVQLVASMPSGFQPVQTPDPAAPVAYFPYFDRTYLAVAASLNGGNVLATFVHMLVQWMADLGLEVEESTVYSRMIQAAARQKDTCLNITPTVLGERHLPDQLASVTRISSSDLSLGHVTRALCRGIVQNLHSMLPFQQLQEWGVERVIGSGGALSRNQVLKQEKTISHHLELMAGYSSAVSRCELK encoded by the exons ATGGCTGCACGGTCTGTCACTCTCGGCATCGACCTGGGCACCACGTCTGTGAAGGCGGCCCTGGTGGAGGCCGCGCGCGGCGACCCTTCCGGGTTCGTGGTACTGGCGAGCTGTGCCCGGCCTACGCGTGCCGAGACGGCGGCCCAGAGCGCGGCGGCGGGGCCCCAG GGGCAAGAGCAGGATGTGAGGAGAATCGTCCAGGCCCTCCACGAGTGCCTTGCTGCCCTTCCCCGGCAGCAGCTCTGCAAGGTCTGTGGCATCGGAGTGTCAGGACAGATGCATGGAGTCATGTTCTGGAAAACAGACCAAG GTTGTGAATGGACAAAGGCGGGGGCTGCCCCTGTGTTCGAGCCCAGAGCTGTGAGCCACCTGGTGACGTGGCAGGATGGCCGGTGTGGCAGCGAGTTCCTGGCTTCCCTGCCCAGGCCGGAGTCTCATCTCAGTGTGGCCACGGGGTTTGGCTGTGCAACCATCTTCTGGCTTTTGAAACATAG CCCAGAGTTCCTGAAGTCCTACGATGCAGCTGGTACCATCCATGACTACGTGGTGACCATGTTGTGCGGCTTGACAAGACCCCTGATGTCCGACCAGAATGCCGCGAGCTGGGGATATTTCAACACCAGGAGCCAAACCTGGAACTTGGAGAT ACTGAGGGACGCAGGCTTTCCTGTCCACCTGCTCCCGGACGTCACCGAGCCTGGCAATGTTGCAGGCAGAACTTCCCAGACCTGGTTTGAGATCCCAAAGGGGACACAGGTGGGCGTGGCCTTGGGGGATTTGCAGGCCTCTGTCTATTCCTGTATGGCCCAAAGGACAGACGCAG TTCTCAACATCAGCACCTCGGTGCAGCTGGTAGCCTCCATGCCTTCAGGATTCCAGCCAGTGCAGACTCCAGACCCTGCAGCTCCGGTCGCCTACTTCCCGTACTTTGACAGGACCTACCTGGCGGTGGCAGCATCACTCAACGGGGGCAACGTGCTGGCCACGTTCGTCCACATGCTGGTCCAGTGGATGGCGGATCTAG GCCTGGAGGTTGAAGAATCCACTGTGTACTCACGCATGATCCAGGCTGCTGCACGGCAGAAAGACACCTGCCTGAACATCACTCCCACAGTGCTGGGCGAGAGGCACCTGCCAGACCAGCTGGCCTCAGTGACCAGAATCTCCTCCTCTGACCTCTCCCTGGGGCACGTGACCCGGGCCCTGTGCAGAGGCATCGTTCAGAACCTGCACTCGATGCTTCCTTTCCAGCAGCTCCAAGAGTGGGGCGTGGAGCGGGTGATCGGCAGTGGAGGTGCGCTGTCCAGGAACCAGGTGCTGAAGCAAGAG AAAACGATTAGTCACCACCTCGAGCTAATGGCCGGATACAGTTCAGCAGTCAGCAGATGTGAGCTGAAATAA